In Methylotenera versatilis 79, the DNA window TAAAGGTTCAGGTCAAATTTTATATGGCCCACAAACCATTGGCGGCATGATCAACTTTGTGACAAAACCTGTACCGAAAGATGGTTTTGCAGGTAGCGTGCAAGCAAGTGCTGGCAATAACGACTTTACTGGTTTACATGCTAATGTCGGCTACGGCAACGAGCAAGGCGGCATTATGCTAGACGCTTTACAAAACAAAGGCGATGGCATTCGTGACAATCATAAATTTGATGTGCAGGAATACACGCTCAAAGGTCAACTTAACTTAACTGATCGTCAAACATTGATTGTCAAAACTGGTTACTACAAAGAAGATTCAAATGTCTCTGAAACAGGTTTAGGTGAAGTGGATTATGCAAGAGACAAGTTTCAGGCACCTTCTGGCAAGAACGATCACTTTAAGCAAGAGCGTAAAACATTACAGCTACAACATATTTTCCAATTTGACGAAAGCGCCAAACTGTCTACTCAAGCATACTACGTAGATTCATTCCGCTCCTCATTCCGCCAAACTGATGCGCCTGGTGGATATGAAGGCGACCCTGGTGACGAGGGTAGCTCGACTGGCATTACAGTGCTGGAACGTTGCCCAGGTGACGATACTGCAACAGAAGCAAATGCTGAAACCTGCGGTGGTCGCCATCGTCCACGTAGCTACCGATATTACGGTTTTGAACCGCGTTTAGATTTCCAACATAATTTATTCGGCATTCAAAGTGATGCAGTTGTTGGTCTTAGATACCATCAGGAAGACATCAAACGTCGTCAATTCCGTGGCAATGATGCACGTGCGCAAAGCTTATCTTTCTTAAAAGCAAATATTGGATTAGTGCCATCTGGTGTTGCGGCTTTCCGCGAAGATATTCGTATCGATGTGGACGCTAAATCTTACTATGCTCAAAATACTTTTTATTTGGGTAATTGGTCATTAACACCTGGTGTGCGTTACGAAGACTTGAAAATCAAAACGACAGTTTTACAAGCAAGTGGTAATGCAGGATTCTCTACAAGCACCAATAGACAAACCGAGGTCTTGCCAGGCTTTGGCATCGCTTGGAACGGCATTGCTAACACAACGCTGTTTGCTGGTGTGCATAAAGGTTTTGCACCACCACGCCCAGACCGTGACCTTGATGGCTTTGCAATTGAAAACACCAAGCCAGAAACTAGTGTAAATTGGGAAATCGGCGCTCGTTCAAATTACTTTAAGGGCATTAACATCCAAAGCACTTTATTTCACACAAAAGTGGATGATTTAGTGATTAACGGCGGTGCTGGTAGCTTTGTTAATGCAGGTCAATCGGAACAATCTGGTTTAGAGCTTGCTGCTCGT includes these proteins:
- a CDS encoding TonB-dependent receptor family protein, whose amino-acid sequence is MVKHNLKLKAIPAIVSLAMLTITLQVQAEEIAVNAVEVTGILPEKLESVPGSFNVIDEKELIDRRPFTIREALNNVPGINIVGEDAFVLAPNIGIRGLDPRRTSRTLLLEDGMPLFLAPYGDPSAHYSTPLQRVSRIEVVKGSGQILYGPQTIGGMINFVTKPVPKDGFAGSVQASAGNNDFTGLHANVGYGNEQGGIMLDALQNKGDGIRDNHKFDVQEYTLKGQLNLTDRQTLIVKTGYYKEDSNVSETGLGEVDYARDKFQAPSGKNDHFKQERKTLQLQHIFQFDESAKLSTQAYYVDSFRSSFRQTDAPGGYEGDPGDEGSSTGITVLERCPGDDTATEANAETCGGRHRPRSYRYYGFEPRLDFQHNLFGIQSDAVVGLRYHQEDIKRRQFRGNDARAQSLSFLKANIGLVPSGVAAFREDIRIDVDAKSYYAQNTFYLGNWSLTPGVRYEDLKIKTTVLQASGNAGFSTSTNRQTEVLPGFGIAWNGIANTTLFAGVHKGFAPPRPDRDLDGFAIENTKPETSVNWEIGARSNYFKGINIQSTLFHTKVDDLVINGGAGSFVNAGQSEQSGLELAARVDFGTIYNTPHNIYLQGSYTNVFKAEFTKNGQDPSEGIVNGDRLPYAPRHIASVSVGYQHPVGFDARFGVDYVSRQQTDTFARVLDPVDAALSGLAGDIPAYTLLNMSVNFKPVGSKASYFMSGYNLADKEYLASRVDGMAVGRGRQVVAGVRYDF